A part of Bacteroidales bacterium genomic DNA contains:
- a CDS encoding tetratricopeptide repeat protein, translated as MNRSKQYYLILCLSVFTSSLSFAATQQEAREFIRTKRIGDAVALYAQLVATSLDNAEIQMEYAYALALSGLPENALIYLDKASHQGADKKILSFYAAQVFSLMGHFDIAAGFWKPTDNTPPQWLAADYISLLRDYTVSQTISREIPDSIFVCANALAAKGQYFQSLVLFRELEQLFPDSYLPYAGSSLVWEKAGKREIAAQKLDTAIVLMNKMLQEDSLSHEDVASLTNALPVFNEHLRKLQSGSLLSASPKESLISPQYTAYANGMLSSVIKSLNLGGGWFLSETANLSGYIGYSGSNGSTFFMIGSSYYRRKDSLVSGYGLNMQFGGGSTACNYSGSIGYSIFNHAKSRSTDIFLIYGFPVAPWDLNRFMIGISIGQSLYFGKRK; from the coding sequence ATGAATAGATCTAAACAATATTATTTGATTCTTTGCCTGTCGGTATTCACTTCCTCACTTTCGTTTGCTGCAACCCAACAGGAAGCGCGTGAATTTATCAGGACGAAAAGAATCGGCGACGCAGTTGCCCTGTACGCTCAATTGGTGGCAACATCGCTCGACAATGCCGAAATTCAAATGGAATATGCCTATGCACTGGCACTTTCGGGACTACCCGAAAACGCGCTGATATATCTGGATAAAGCCAGTCATCAGGGTGCCGACAAGAAAATCCTGTCGTTTTATGCGGCGCAGGTTTTTTCGCTTATGGGACACTTTGATATAGCGGCCGGATTCTGGAAACCGACTGACAATACGCCCCCTCAATGGTTAGCGGCAGACTATATTTCGTTACTTCGTGATTATACTGTTTCGCAAACAATCAGCAGGGAGATCCCTGACAGCATTTTTGTATGCGCTAACGCGCTGGCAGCAAAAGGACAGTATTTCCAGTCGCTCGTGTTGTTCCGCGAACTTGAACAATTGTTCCCCGACAGCTACTTGCCTTACGCAGGAAGCAGCCTCGTATGGGAAAAAGCAGGCAAACGTGAAATTGCCGCCCAAAAATTAGATACCGCTATTGTTCTCATGAATAAAATGCTACAGGAAGATTCCCTTTCCCACGAAGATGTTGCGTCATTGACCAATGCCTTACCCGTATTCAATGAACATTTGCGGAAGTTACAATCCGGCAGTCTGTTAAGTGCTTCGCCGAAAGAATCTCTGATTAGTCCGCAATATACTGCGTATGCCAACGGAATGTTGTCGTCTGTCATAAAATCGTTGAATCTTGGTGGCGGATGGTTTCTTTCCGAAACCGCTAATCTTTCGGGGTACATAGGATATTCCGGAAGCAACGGCTCAACATTTTTTATGATTGGTTCTTCTTATTATCGCCGTAAAGATTCGTTGGTGTCAGGTTATGGTCTTAACATGCAGTTTGGTGGCGGAAGCACAGCATGTAACTATTCCGGTAGCATAGGTTACAGTATTTTTAATCATGCTAAAAGTCGCAGTACAGATATTTTTCTCATATACGGTTTCCCTGTCGCTCCATGGGATCTGAACCGGTTTATGATAGGAATTTCAATAGGTCAAAGTTTATATTTCGGTAAAAGGAAATAA